From Saccopteryx leptura isolate mSacLep1 chromosome 3, mSacLep1_pri_phased_curated, whole genome shotgun sequence, one genomic window encodes:
- the CCDC142 gene encoding coiled-coil domain-containing protein 142 isoform X3: MAEASGSGDLPRLGPEPQLWALAGAAGEKQWEGRRVGAPLGNVGGWPGLPVAGSIPCWDPRPGGALGGQPWWTAPAETGEHHEASAADPRQEPASARPIPPALQRLRAVLLRLHREREQLHQARDCARRLQAAVRLLRMLSPGPPASSPGPLYQFCRDLLQLSPKAVPRAGLRETPLLLARPIGLAAQRLDAVIEMQLRALGRAPPSPGLSSQLADLLQVLPTYHQLQEKALSHVPGAARPFPPARVLCLLSGERGCQMAYRLNEALRKSGLRDQLRRLCCEERELLPGLLGLMGDLAGSASNGLGFGGARALWSQYWTLLWAACAQTLNLSLGPWRDPRAAAQQLTQALDQASLPQECEKELASLCHSLYHQSLIWNWDQVFCQALGSAGDQRSLSSSSHATELLKQLFPPVLDVLREPKSGLLLCQPPGPAPLALGLCTLQTTLLWFWGRAQRHLAAWAPGSFLLLIQKDLPPLVQAAEALSRLASEESLALEVEQQLGLEIRKLTIQIQLLPEESLSYFFRECHKQATQGFELHMPRELPRIPSEYARLVIRTVLEPVLQGLQGLPPPAQAPALGQALTATLGAWLDHILTHRIRFSLQGALQLRQDFGVVRELLEEEQWGLSPELRQTMLMLSIFQQLDGALLCLLQQPLPKTQVHRSPSCCCTCNAVQTLELPSSSLNSLESLEPSLRPGAPPPQSAQLLSTLWGEGPSPQAYLVGNQQAWLALRQHQHRSGWHWPFLSCLGTSPES; this comes from the exons ATGGCTGAGGCGTCCGGCTCAGGTGACCTGCCTCGGCTCGGTCCCGAGCCGCAGTTGTGGGCGCTGGCCGGGGCCGCAGGGGAGAAGCAGTGGGAGGGAAGGCGGGTGGGCGCTCCCCTCGGGAACGTTGGTGGCTGGCCTGGGCTGCCGGTTGCCGGGAGCATCCCCTGCTGGGACCCACGGCCCGGCGGAGCTCTGGGAGGGCAGCCGTGGTGGACAGCGCCGGCGGAAACGGGAGAACACCATGAAGCTAGCGCTGCAGACCCGAGGCAGGAGCCGGCCTCCGCCCGGCCGATCCCTCCCGCGCTGCAGCGTCTCCGGGCCGTGTTGCTGCGGCTGCACCGCGAGCGGGAGCAGCTCCACCAAGCGCGGGACTGCGCCCGCCGCCTACAAGCGGCCGTGCGCCTCCTAAGGATGCTGAGTCCTGGCCCGCCGGCCTCCAGCCCCGGCCCCTTGTACCAGTTCTGCCGCGACCTGCTGCAGCTTTCCCCAAAGGCAGTCCCGCGAGCCGGCCTTAGGGAAACTCCGTTACTCCTGGCGCGCCCCATCGGACTTGCTGCCCAGCGCCTGGATGCTGTGATCGAGATGCAGCTTCGCGCTCTGGGTCGTGCGCCCCCCAGCCCCGGCCTGTCGTCCCAACTGGCCGACCTGCTGCAGGTGCTTCCCACCTACCATCAGCTGCAGGAAAAAGCCTTAAGCCACGTCCCAGGGGCAGCGCGCCCTTTTCCCCCGGCCCGTGTGCTTTGCCTCCTGTCGGGGGAAAGGGGTTGCCAGATGGCATATCGGCTGAATGAGGCGCTCAGGAAATCGGGCTTGCGGGACCAGCTCCGCAGGCTATGCTGTGAGGAGCGGGAGCTGCTGCCAGGGCTCCTGGGCCTGATGGGGGACCTGGCAGGTTCCGCCAGTAATGGACTGGGGTTTGGAGGGGCTCGAGCTCTGTGGAGCCAGTACTGGACCCTGCTATGGGCGGCCTGTGCTCAGACTCTTAATCTAAGTCTAGGACCTTGGAGAGACCCCAGGGCAGCAGCACAGCAGCTGACTCAGGCACTGGATCAGG CATCCCTGCCACAGGAGTGTGAGAAGGAGCTGGCTTCTTTGTGTCACAGTCTATATCATCAGTCTCTTATCTGGAACTGGGACCAAG TCTTCTGCCAAGCCTTGGGATCTGCTGGTGATCAGAGAAGTCTTTCCTCATCCTCTCATGCCACTGAACTTCTGAAACAGCTTTTCCCTCCCGTCCTGGATGTCCTTCGAGAGCCCAAGTCAGGGCTGCTCCTCTGTCAGCCTCCAG gtccTGCACCCCTTGCCCTGGGGCTCTGCACCTTGCAGACAACCTTGCTCTGGTTTTGGGGCAGAGCTCAGCGGCATCTGGCAGCATGGGCCCCTGGTTCCTTCCTGCTTCTGATCCAGAAGGACTTGCCT CCTCTAGTACAGGCGGCAGAAGCTCTGTCTAGACTGGCCTCAGAGGAAAGCCTGGCCCTGGAGGTGGAGCAGCAGCTGGGCCTGGAAATCCGGAAGTTGACAATACAGATCCAG CTCCTGCCTGAAGAGTCACTAAGTTACTTTTTTCGAGAATGTCATAAACAAGCTACACAAGGCTTCGAACTTCACATGCCACGGG aGCTTCCCAGAATTCCTAGTGAGTATGCTCGGTTGGTGATCCGCACTGTATTGGAGCCTGTGTTGCAAGGATTGCAGGGTTTGCCACCACCAGCCCAGGCCCCTGCCCTTGGCCAGGCGTTGACAGCCACCCTAGGTGCCTGGCTTGACCACATCCTCACCCATAGGATCCGATTCAG CCTgcagggggcactgcagctcagacaaGATTTTGGAGTAGTCCGGGAGTTGCTGGAAGAAGAACAGTGGGGCCTGTCCCCTGAACTTCGCCAGACTATGCTCATGCTCAGCATATTCCAGCAGTTGGATGGAGCCCTGCTGTGTCTATTGCAACAGCCCCTGCCCAAGACTCAAGTCCACAGAAGTCCTTCCTGTTGCT GTACATGTAATGCAGTCCAGACCTTGGAATTGCCCAGCAGCAGCCTCAACAGCCTGGAGAGCTTGGAGCCCTCTCTTCGACCTGGAGCACCTCCACCCCAGTCAGCTCAGCTGCTAAGCACACTGTGGGGTGAGGGACCTAGCCCTCAGGCTTATCTGGTGGGAAATCAGCAGGCCTGGCTTGCCCTGAGGCAGCACCAGCACCGCTCTGGTTGGCACTGGCCTTTTCTTTCTTGCCTGGGGACCAGTCCTGAATCCTAA
- the CCDC142 gene encoding coiled-coil domain-containing protein 142 isoform X2, protein MAEASGSGDLPRLGPEPQLWALAGAAGEKQWEGRRVGAPLGNVGGWPGLPVAGSIPCWDPRPGGALGGQPWWTAPAETGEHHEASAADPRQEPASARPIPPALQRLRAVLLRLHREREQLHQARDCARRLQAAVRLLRMLSPGPPASSPGPLYQFCRDLLQLSPKAVPRAGLRETPLLLARPIGLAAQRLDAVIEMQLRALGRAPPSPGLSSQLADLLQVLPTYHQLQEKALSHVPGAARPFPPARVLCLLSGERGCQMAYRLNEALRKSGLRDQLRRLCCEERELLPGLLGLMGDLAGSASNGLGFGGARALWSQYWTLLWAACAQTLNLSLGPWRDPRAAAQQLTQALDQASLPQECEKELASLCHSLYHQSLIWNWDQALGSAGDQRSLSSSSHATELLKQLFPPVLDVLREPKSGLLLCQPPGPAPLALGLCTLQTTLLWFWGRAQRHLAAWAPGSFLLLIQKDLPPLVQAAEALSRLASEESLALEVEQQLGLEIRKLTIQIQLLPEESLSYFFRECHKQATQGFELHMPRGRYWRHRLCLELPRIPSEYARLVIRTVLEPVLQGLQGLPPPAQAPALGQALTATLGAWLDHILTHRIRFSLQGALQLRQDFGVVRELLEEEQWGLSPELRQTMLMLSIFQQLDGALLCLLQQPLPKTQVHRSPSCCCTCNAVQTLELPSSSLNSLESLEPSLRPGAPPPQSAQLLSTLWGEGPSPQAYLVGNQQAWLALRQHQHRSGWHWPFLSCLGTSPES, encoded by the exons ATGGCTGAGGCGTCCGGCTCAGGTGACCTGCCTCGGCTCGGTCCCGAGCCGCAGTTGTGGGCGCTGGCCGGGGCCGCAGGGGAGAAGCAGTGGGAGGGAAGGCGGGTGGGCGCTCCCCTCGGGAACGTTGGTGGCTGGCCTGGGCTGCCGGTTGCCGGGAGCATCCCCTGCTGGGACCCACGGCCCGGCGGAGCTCTGGGAGGGCAGCCGTGGTGGACAGCGCCGGCGGAAACGGGAGAACACCATGAAGCTAGCGCTGCAGACCCGAGGCAGGAGCCGGCCTCCGCCCGGCCGATCCCTCCCGCGCTGCAGCGTCTCCGGGCCGTGTTGCTGCGGCTGCACCGCGAGCGGGAGCAGCTCCACCAAGCGCGGGACTGCGCCCGCCGCCTACAAGCGGCCGTGCGCCTCCTAAGGATGCTGAGTCCTGGCCCGCCGGCCTCCAGCCCCGGCCCCTTGTACCAGTTCTGCCGCGACCTGCTGCAGCTTTCCCCAAAGGCAGTCCCGCGAGCCGGCCTTAGGGAAACTCCGTTACTCCTGGCGCGCCCCATCGGACTTGCTGCCCAGCGCCTGGATGCTGTGATCGAGATGCAGCTTCGCGCTCTGGGTCGTGCGCCCCCCAGCCCCGGCCTGTCGTCCCAACTGGCCGACCTGCTGCAGGTGCTTCCCACCTACCATCAGCTGCAGGAAAAAGCCTTAAGCCACGTCCCAGGGGCAGCGCGCCCTTTTCCCCCGGCCCGTGTGCTTTGCCTCCTGTCGGGGGAAAGGGGTTGCCAGATGGCATATCGGCTGAATGAGGCGCTCAGGAAATCGGGCTTGCGGGACCAGCTCCGCAGGCTATGCTGTGAGGAGCGGGAGCTGCTGCCAGGGCTCCTGGGCCTGATGGGGGACCTGGCAGGTTCCGCCAGTAATGGACTGGGGTTTGGAGGGGCTCGAGCTCTGTGGAGCCAGTACTGGACCCTGCTATGGGCGGCCTGTGCTCAGACTCTTAATCTAAGTCTAGGACCTTGGAGAGACCCCAGGGCAGCAGCACAGCAGCTGACTCAGGCACTGGATCAGG CATCCCTGCCACAGGAGTGTGAGAAGGAGCTGGCTTCTTTGTGTCACAGTCTATATCATCAGTCTCTTATCTGGAACTGGGACCAAG CCTTGGGATCTGCTGGTGATCAGAGAAGTCTTTCCTCATCCTCTCATGCCACTGAACTTCTGAAACAGCTTTTCCCTCCCGTCCTGGATGTCCTTCGAGAGCCCAAGTCAGGGCTGCTCCTCTGTCAGCCTCCAG gtccTGCACCCCTTGCCCTGGGGCTCTGCACCTTGCAGACAACCTTGCTCTGGTTTTGGGGCAGAGCTCAGCGGCATCTGGCAGCATGGGCCCCTGGTTCCTTCCTGCTTCTGATCCAGAAGGACTTGCCT CCTCTAGTACAGGCGGCAGAAGCTCTGTCTAGACTGGCCTCAGAGGAAAGCCTGGCCCTGGAGGTGGAGCAGCAGCTGGGCCTGGAAATCCGGAAGTTGACAATACAGATCCAG CTCCTGCCTGAAGAGTCACTAAGTTACTTTTTTCGAGAATGTCATAAACAAGCTACACAAGGCTTCGAACTTCACATGCCACGGGGTCGGTACTGGCGGCATCGTCTCTGTCTTG aGCTTCCCAGAATTCCTAGTGAGTATGCTCGGTTGGTGATCCGCACTGTATTGGAGCCTGTGTTGCAAGGATTGCAGGGTTTGCCACCACCAGCCCAGGCCCCTGCCCTTGGCCAGGCGTTGACAGCCACCCTAGGTGCCTGGCTTGACCACATCCTCACCCATAGGATCCGATTCAG CCTgcagggggcactgcagctcagacaaGATTTTGGAGTAGTCCGGGAGTTGCTGGAAGAAGAACAGTGGGGCCTGTCCCCTGAACTTCGCCAGACTATGCTCATGCTCAGCATATTCCAGCAGTTGGATGGAGCCCTGCTGTGTCTATTGCAACAGCCCCTGCCCAAGACTCAAGTCCACAGAAGTCCTTCCTGTTGCT GTACATGTAATGCAGTCCAGACCTTGGAATTGCCCAGCAGCAGCCTCAACAGCCTGGAGAGCTTGGAGCCCTCTCTTCGACCTGGAGCACCTCCACCCCAGTCAGCTCAGCTGCTAAGCACACTGTGGGGTGAGGGACCTAGCCCTCAGGCTTATCTGGTGGGAAATCAGCAGGCCTGGCTTGCCCTGAGGCAGCACCAGCACCGCTCTGGTTGGCACTGGCCTTTTCTTTCTTGCCTGGGGACCAGTCCTGAATCCTAA
- the CCDC142 gene encoding coiled-coil domain-containing protein 142 isoform X4, translating into MAEASGSGDLPRLGPEPQLWALAGAAGEKQWEGRRVGAPLGNVGGWPGLPVAGSIPCWDPRPGGALGGQPWWTAPAETGEHHEASAADPRQEPASARPIPPALQRLRAVLLRLHREREQLHQARDCARRLQAAVRLLRMLSPGPPASSPGPLYQFCRDLLQLSPKAVPRAGLRETPLLLARPIGLAAQRLDAVIEMQLRALGRAPPSPGLSSQLADLLQVLPTYHQLQEKALSHVPGAARPFPPARVLCLLSGERGCQMAYRLNEALRKSGLRDQLRRLCCEERELLPGLLGLMGDLAGSASNGLGFGGARALWSQYWTLLWAACAQTLNLSLGPWRDPRAAAQQLTQALDQVFCQALGSAGDQRSLSSSSHATELLKQLFPPVLDVLREPKSGLLLCQPPGPAPLALGLCTLQTTLLWFWGRAQRHLAAWAPGSFLLLIQKDLPPLVQAAEALSRLASEESLALEVEQQLGLEIRKLTIQIQLLPEESLSYFFRECHKQATQGFELHMPRGRYWRHRLCLELPRIPSEYARLVIRTVLEPVLQGLQGLPPPAQAPALGQALTATLGAWLDHILTHRIRFSLQGALQLRQDFGVVRELLEEEQWGLSPELRQTMLMLSIFQQLDGALLCLLQQPLPKTQVHRSPSCCCTCNAVQTLELPSSSLNSLESLEPSLRPGAPPPQSAQLLSTLWGEGPSPQAYLVGNQQAWLALRQHQHRSGWHWPFLSCLGTSPES; encoded by the exons ATGGCTGAGGCGTCCGGCTCAGGTGACCTGCCTCGGCTCGGTCCCGAGCCGCAGTTGTGGGCGCTGGCCGGGGCCGCAGGGGAGAAGCAGTGGGAGGGAAGGCGGGTGGGCGCTCCCCTCGGGAACGTTGGTGGCTGGCCTGGGCTGCCGGTTGCCGGGAGCATCCCCTGCTGGGACCCACGGCCCGGCGGAGCTCTGGGAGGGCAGCCGTGGTGGACAGCGCCGGCGGAAACGGGAGAACACCATGAAGCTAGCGCTGCAGACCCGAGGCAGGAGCCGGCCTCCGCCCGGCCGATCCCTCCCGCGCTGCAGCGTCTCCGGGCCGTGTTGCTGCGGCTGCACCGCGAGCGGGAGCAGCTCCACCAAGCGCGGGACTGCGCCCGCCGCCTACAAGCGGCCGTGCGCCTCCTAAGGATGCTGAGTCCTGGCCCGCCGGCCTCCAGCCCCGGCCCCTTGTACCAGTTCTGCCGCGACCTGCTGCAGCTTTCCCCAAAGGCAGTCCCGCGAGCCGGCCTTAGGGAAACTCCGTTACTCCTGGCGCGCCCCATCGGACTTGCTGCCCAGCGCCTGGATGCTGTGATCGAGATGCAGCTTCGCGCTCTGGGTCGTGCGCCCCCCAGCCCCGGCCTGTCGTCCCAACTGGCCGACCTGCTGCAGGTGCTTCCCACCTACCATCAGCTGCAGGAAAAAGCCTTAAGCCACGTCCCAGGGGCAGCGCGCCCTTTTCCCCCGGCCCGTGTGCTTTGCCTCCTGTCGGGGGAAAGGGGTTGCCAGATGGCATATCGGCTGAATGAGGCGCTCAGGAAATCGGGCTTGCGGGACCAGCTCCGCAGGCTATGCTGTGAGGAGCGGGAGCTGCTGCCAGGGCTCCTGGGCCTGATGGGGGACCTGGCAGGTTCCGCCAGTAATGGACTGGGGTTTGGAGGGGCTCGAGCTCTGTGGAGCCAGTACTGGACCCTGCTATGGGCGGCCTGTGCTCAGACTCTTAATCTAAGTCTAGGACCTTGGAGAGACCCCAGGGCAGCAGCACAGCAGCTGACTCAGGCACTGGATCAGG TCTTCTGCCAAGCCTTGGGATCTGCTGGTGATCAGAGAAGTCTTTCCTCATCCTCTCATGCCACTGAACTTCTGAAACAGCTTTTCCCTCCCGTCCTGGATGTCCTTCGAGAGCCCAAGTCAGGGCTGCTCCTCTGTCAGCCTCCAG gtccTGCACCCCTTGCCCTGGGGCTCTGCACCTTGCAGACAACCTTGCTCTGGTTTTGGGGCAGAGCTCAGCGGCATCTGGCAGCATGGGCCCCTGGTTCCTTCCTGCTTCTGATCCAGAAGGACTTGCCT CCTCTAGTACAGGCGGCAGAAGCTCTGTCTAGACTGGCCTCAGAGGAAAGCCTGGCCCTGGAGGTGGAGCAGCAGCTGGGCCTGGAAATCCGGAAGTTGACAATACAGATCCAG CTCCTGCCTGAAGAGTCACTAAGTTACTTTTTTCGAGAATGTCATAAACAAGCTACACAAGGCTTCGAACTTCACATGCCACGGGGTCGGTACTGGCGGCATCGTCTCTGTCTTG aGCTTCCCAGAATTCCTAGTGAGTATGCTCGGTTGGTGATCCGCACTGTATTGGAGCCTGTGTTGCAAGGATTGCAGGGTTTGCCACCACCAGCCCAGGCCCCTGCCCTTGGCCAGGCGTTGACAGCCACCCTAGGTGCCTGGCTTGACCACATCCTCACCCATAGGATCCGATTCAG CCTgcagggggcactgcagctcagacaaGATTTTGGAGTAGTCCGGGAGTTGCTGGAAGAAGAACAGTGGGGCCTGTCCCCTGAACTTCGCCAGACTATGCTCATGCTCAGCATATTCCAGCAGTTGGATGGAGCCCTGCTGTGTCTATTGCAACAGCCCCTGCCCAAGACTCAAGTCCACAGAAGTCCTTCCTGTTGCT GTACATGTAATGCAGTCCAGACCTTGGAATTGCCCAGCAGCAGCCTCAACAGCCTGGAGAGCTTGGAGCCCTCTCTTCGACCTGGAGCACCTCCACCCCAGTCAGCTCAGCTGCTAAGCACACTGTGGGGTGAGGGACCTAGCCCTCAGGCTTATCTGGTGGGAAATCAGCAGGCCTGGCTTGCCCTGAGGCAGCACCAGCACCGCTCTGGTTGGCACTGGCCTTTTCTTTCTTGCCTGGGGACCAGTCCTGAATCCTAA
- the CCDC142 gene encoding coiled-coil domain-containing protein 142 isoform X1 gives MAEASGSGDLPRLGPEPQLWALAGAAGEKQWEGRRVGAPLGNVGGWPGLPVAGSIPCWDPRPGGALGGQPWWTAPAETGEHHEASAADPRQEPASARPIPPALQRLRAVLLRLHREREQLHQARDCARRLQAAVRLLRMLSPGPPASSPGPLYQFCRDLLQLSPKAVPRAGLRETPLLLARPIGLAAQRLDAVIEMQLRALGRAPPSPGLSSQLADLLQVLPTYHQLQEKALSHVPGAARPFPPARVLCLLSGERGCQMAYRLNEALRKSGLRDQLRRLCCEERELLPGLLGLMGDLAGSASNGLGFGGARALWSQYWTLLWAACAQTLNLSLGPWRDPRAAAQQLTQALDQASLPQECEKELASLCHSLYHQSLIWNWDQVFCQALGSAGDQRSLSSSSHATELLKQLFPPVLDVLREPKSGLLLCQPPGPAPLALGLCTLQTTLLWFWGRAQRHLAAWAPGSFLLLIQKDLPPLVQAAEALSRLASEESLALEVEQQLGLEIRKLTIQIQLLPEESLSYFFRECHKQATQGFELHMPRGRYWRHRLCLELPRIPSEYARLVIRTVLEPVLQGLQGLPPPAQAPALGQALTATLGAWLDHILTHRIRFSLQGALQLRQDFGVVRELLEEEQWGLSPELRQTMLMLSIFQQLDGALLCLLQQPLPKTQVHRSPSCCCTCNAVQTLELPSSSLNSLESLEPSLRPGAPPPQSAQLLSTLWGEGPSPQAYLVGNQQAWLALRQHQHRSGWHWPFLSCLGTSPES, from the exons ATGGCTGAGGCGTCCGGCTCAGGTGACCTGCCTCGGCTCGGTCCCGAGCCGCAGTTGTGGGCGCTGGCCGGGGCCGCAGGGGAGAAGCAGTGGGAGGGAAGGCGGGTGGGCGCTCCCCTCGGGAACGTTGGTGGCTGGCCTGGGCTGCCGGTTGCCGGGAGCATCCCCTGCTGGGACCCACGGCCCGGCGGAGCTCTGGGAGGGCAGCCGTGGTGGACAGCGCCGGCGGAAACGGGAGAACACCATGAAGCTAGCGCTGCAGACCCGAGGCAGGAGCCGGCCTCCGCCCGGCCGATCCCTCCCGCGCTGCAGCGTCTCCGGGCCGTGTTGCTGCGGCTGCACCGCGAGCGGGAGCAGCTCCACCAAGCGCGGGACTGCGCCCGCCGCCTACAAGCGGCCGTGCGCCTCCTAAGGATGCTGAGTCCTGGCCCGCCGGCCTCCAGCCCCGGCCCCTTGTACCAGTTCTGCCGCGACCTGCTGCAGCTTTCCCCAAAGGCAGTCCCGCGAGCCGGCCTTAGGGAAACTCCGTTACTCCTGGCGCGCCCCATCGGACTTGCTGCCCAGCGCCTGGATGCTGTGATCGAGATGCAGCTTCGCGCTCTGGGTCGTGCGCCCCCCAGCCCCGGCCTGTCGTCCCAACTGGCCGACCTGCTGCAGGTGCTTCCCACCTACCATCAGCTGCAGGAAAAAGCCTTAAGCCACGTCCCAGGGGCAGCGCGCCCTTTTCCCCCGGCCCGTGTGCTTTGCCTCCTGTCGGGGGAAAGGGGTTGCCAGATGGCATATCGGCTGAATGAGGCGCTCAGGAAATCGGGCTTGCGGGACCAGCTCCGCAGGCTATGCTGTGAGGAGCGGGAGCTGCTGCCAGGGCTCCTGGGCCTGATGGGGGACCTGGCAGGTTCCGCCAGTAATGGACTGGGGTTTGGAGGGGCTCGAGCTCTGTGGAGCCAGTACTGGACCCTGCTATGGGCGGCCTGTGCTCAGACTCTTAATCTAAGTCTAGGACCTTGGAGAGACCCCAGGGCAGCAGCACAGCAGCTGACTCAGGCACTGGATCAGG CATCCCTGCCACAGGAGTGTGAGAAGGAGCTGGCTTCTTTGTGTCACAGTCTATATCATCAGTCTCTTATCTGGAACTGGGACCAAG TCTTCTGCCAAGCCTTGGGATCTGCTGGTGATCAGAGAAGTCTTTCCTCATCCTCTCATGCCACTGAACTTCTGAAACAGCTTTTCCCTCCCGTCCTGGATGTCCTTCGAGAGCCCAAGTCAGGGCTGCTCCTCTGTCAGCCTCCAG gtccTGCACCCCTTGCCCTGGGGCTCTGCACCTTGCAGACAACCTTGCTCTGGTTTTGGGGCAGAGCTCAGCGGCATCTGGCAGCATGGGCCCCTGGTTCCTTCCTGCTTCTGATCCAGAAGGACTTGCCT CCTCTAGTACAGGCGGCAGAAGCTCTGTCTAGACTGGCCTCAGAGGAAAGCCTGGCCCTGGAGGTGGAGCAGCAGCTGGGCCTGGAAATCCGGAAGTTGACAATACAGATCCAG CTCCTGCCTGAAGAGTCACTAAGTTACTTTTTTCGAGAATGTCATAAACAAGCTACACAAGGCTTCGAACTTCACATGCCACGGGGTCGGTACTGGCGGCATCGTCTCTGTCTTG aGCTTCCCAGAATTCCTAGTGAGTATGCTCGGTTGGTGATCCGCACTGTATTGGAGCCTGTGTTGCAAGGATTGCAGGGTTTGCCACCACCAGCCCAGGCCCCTGCCCTTGGCCAGGCGTTGACAGCCACCCTAGGTGCCTGGCTTGACCACATCCTCACCCATAGGATCCGATTCAG CCTgcagggggcactgcagctcagacaaGATTTTGGAGTAGTCCGGGAGTTGCTGGAAGAAGAACAGTGGGGCCTGTCCCCTGAACTTCGCCAGACTATGCTCATGCTCAGCATATTCCAGCAGTTGGATGGAGCCCTGCTGTGTCTATTGCAACAGCCCCTGCCCAAGACTCAAGTCCACAGAAGTCCTTCCTGTTGCT GTACATGTAATGCAGTCCAGACCTTGGAATTGCCCAGCAGCAGCCTCAACAGCCTGGAGAGCTTGGAGCCCTCTCTTCGACCTGGAGCACCTCCACCCCAGTCAGCTCAGCTGCTAAGCACACTGTGGGGTGAGGGACCTAGCCCTCAGGCTTATCTGGTGGGAAATCAGCAGGCCTGGCTTGCCCTGAGGCAGCACCAGCACCGCTCTGGTTGGCACTGGCCTTTTCTTTCTTGCCTGGGGACCAGTCCTGAATCCTAA